The genomic DNA ACGTGCTTGGCGCGGACGGTGGCATGGTGATTGGCGTGCGCGCCGGTAATGACACCTCTAACCCTGCTGTCGGTGGCCTCAACAGCCAGATCAACGGCACTTACGGCTACTTGACCCTGGACGCCAACGGCAACGCCGTCTACCACAGTAATCCGAACACCGTCAGCGCCCCGGGCGCGACCGATGTCTTCACCTACACCGTGCGTGACGCCGACGGCGACGAAAGCACCACCACCATCACCATCGATGTCCATGAAAGCTGCCTCGTTGCCACATCGGACCAGGAAATCAGCGTCTACGAAAAAGCCCTCGACCTGAACCAGGACGGCCAGGACCTGGCCCCCGGCACCGTCACCGGCAGCGCTCCGAGCGCCACCAGCGAGACCGCCAGCGGCAGCCTCGTCGGTTCGATCAGCGGTGCCGTGGGCGCAGTAACCTTCGCGCTGGTGGGCAACGCTACCGGTGCTTACGGTCAACTGTCGCTTCAGCCGGACGGTTCGTATACCTACACCCTGACCTCGCCAGCCACCACTACGCCTCACGCCAACGATGGCCCGAATGTCCTGAGCGAAAGCTTCACCTACCAGGCCACGGACTCCTTGGGCAACACGGTCACCAGTACTATCGTTATCGACATCGTCGACGATGTGCCCAAGGCCCACTGCGATTTCGCCTCGGTGGTAGAGGGCGGGACAGTCAATGGCAACGTGCTGGACAACGATGTACTCGGTGCCGACGGCGGTGCAGTCATCGGTGTGCGTGCCGGTAACGACACCTCGACCCCGGCCATCGGCGGCCTGAACAGCCAGATCAACGGCACCTACGGCTACCTGACCCTGGATGCCAACGGCAACGCGGTCTACCACAGCAACCCCGACGCTGTTGGCGCCCCCGGCGCGACCGATGTCTTCACCTACACCGTGCGTGATGCCGATGGTGATGAGAGCACCACGACCGTCACCATTGACGTGCACAACAGCTGCCTCGTCGCGGAAACCGACCACGACATTACCGTCTACGAAAAAGCCCTCGACCTGAACCAGGACGGCCAGGACCTGGCCCCCGGCACCGTCACCGGCAGTGACCCGAGCGCCACCGGTGAAACCGCCAGCGGTAGCTTGGTCGGGTCGGTCAGCGGGGCCACGGGCGCCGTCACCTTCACCCTGGTGGGCAACGCCACGGGTGCCTACGGCCAGTTGTTGCTCCATCCTGATGGTTCGTACACCTACACCCTGACCTCGCCAGCTACGACGACGCCCCACGCCAATGATGGCCCGAATGCTCTGAGCGAAAGCTTCACCTACCAGGCCACGGACTCCCTGGGCAACAGCACCACCGGCAGCCTCGTGGTGAGCATTGTCGATGACGTGCCAAAGGCCGTTGCGTCCGAGCGTTCGGTCACGGCGGTGGAGGTCGATTCGAACCTGCTGATCGTGCTCGACGTCTCCGGCAGCATGAAAGACGCCTCCGGCGTGCCGGGGCTCTCGCGGATGGAGTTGGCCAAACAGGCGATCAGCGCCTTGCTCGACAAATACGACGACATGGGCGATGTGAAAGTCCAGCTCGTGACCTTCAGCGGCAGCGCCACCGACCAGAGCACCATGTGGGTGGATGTGGCAACTGCCAAGACGCTGATCTCCGCGCTGAACGCGCACGGCGACACCAACTATGATGCTGCCGTAGCGATGGCCAAGACTGCGTTCGCAAATTCCGGCCAACTGACCGGCGCACAGAACGTCGGCTATTTCTTCTCCGACGGCAAGCCGACCTTGGGCGAAATCGGCACGGCAGACGAAACCGCTTGGAAAGCCTTCCTCGACGCCAACGGCATAAAGAACTACGCCATTGGCCTGGGCAGCGGCGTCAGCAATGCTCACCTCGACCCGCTGGCCTACGACGGCAGCGCCCACACCAACACCAACGCGGTAGTGGTCACCGACCTGAACCAGCTCAACTCGGTGCTCTCCGGCACCGTGCAAGGCGCGCCGGTTACCGGCAACCTGTTGGATGAGGGGGGTTCGTTCGGCGCCGATGGCGGGTTTATCAAAAACCTGGTGGTCGATGGCACCACGTACAGCTACGACCCGGCGGCCAACGGTGGTCACGGAGCACTGACCGCCAGCGGCGGGCTCAACCATGGCTCCTTCAATACCGCCACCAATACATTGAGCATCGCCACCGACCACCACGGTACTTTGGTGGTCAACCTGGATACCGGTGCGTTCAGCTACACCTCCCAGACGGCCACCAGCACCTTGATCACCGAGCACATCGGCTACACCGTCAGCGACCATGACGGTGACCTGGCGAGCTCTAACCTGGTGATCAACGTCGTGCCCAACAGCCCGCCGATCGCTGTTGACGACAACATCATCACCAATGTGCTGTCGGGCAACATCGTGATCCCGGGCGAATTGCTGCTGGGTAACGACAGCGACGCCAACGGCGATCCACTCACCGCATCACCCACCAGTTTCAATACCGGATGGGTCGCCAAAGGCGCGGACTTCACCGGCAGCACCGGCACGGCCAGCTTCACCGGCAACAACGTGCAGTCGATCAACCTCAGCCGCAGTGCCTTCGTCGCCAATACCGCGAGCATGACGGCGATGCTGGTGGTCAGCGGTGCATTGGGGATGGTCTCCAACAACAACGCCAACGATGAAGACCGCCTCAACATCAGCCTCAAACAGGGCGAAACCCTCACCCTGGACCACAACCTGTCGGCCGGTCGCATTGCGATGGAGTATTCACTCAATGGCGGGCCCTTCATCGCGATCAACGATGGAGCTTCTTTCACCGCGGCAGCGGATGGCAATTACCAGATCCACGTCACCAACATTGCCAATCCCGGCGGCGGTAATGCCAACGCTGCGGAAAACTATCAACTGACCCTGACGGTCGACTATGCCGGGGCGCAGGACAAAACAGCGGATTACCACGGCAGCTACACCGCCAGCGACAACCACGGCGGCAGTGACAGCGCATCGGTAGGCATCAGTTATCAGGCGGGCCATACCCTGACGGGCACCAGTGGCGACGATGTGCTGTTGGCCGGCAACGGCGACGACACCCTCAACGCCGGCGACGGCAACGACATCCTCAGTGCCGGTTCGGGCAACAACACCTTGCATGGCGGGGCAGGGGATGACGTGCTCTACAGCGGCACGGGCAATGACCTGCTCGATGGCGGCAGCGGTAACGACACCGCCAGCTACGCCCATGCCACATCAGCGGTCACGGTGAACCTGGGACTGTTGGCGGCGCAGAACACCCTGGGCGCCGGCACCGACACCCTGGCCGGCATCGAAAACCTCGTCGGCTCGAACTTCAATGACACCCTCACGGGCGATGGCGCCAGCAACCGCATCAACGGCGGACTTGGCAACGACGTGCTCAATGGCGCTGGTGGCGACGACATGCTGATCGGCGGCTTGGGCAACAACACCCTCACCGGCGGCAGCGGCGCCGACACCTTTCAATGGCAGGCGGGCAACAGCGGCCACGACGTGATCACCGACTTCGCGCTCGGCGTCGACAAACTCGACCTGTCCCAACTGTTGCAAGGAGAGAACGGCAGCGCGGCGTTACTGGATGACTACCTGCATTTCAGCGTGAGCGGCAGCGGTGGGTCGGTCGTCACCAGCATCGACGTCAGCGCCATTGCCGGTGCCACGCCGAACCAGACCATCGACCTGGCCGGCGTCAACCTGGCCAGCCACTACGGCGTCACGCCGGGCGCGGGGGGAATCATCGGTGGAGCGGACACGGCGACCATCATCAACGGCATGTTGAATGATCATTCGTTGAAGGTGGACACGGTGTGAGGGCTGCTGTGGCGAGGGGATTTATCCCCGTTCGGCTGCGCAGCAGTCGCAAACCGGTCGGTAGGGGTCATCTGTTGCTGCGCGGCGTCTGGTTTTGGGGTTGCTTCGCAACCCAGCGGGGATAAATCCCCTCGCCACAGGGGAATGCGCCGCACTCATACTCAGGGTTTTCGCAGTGTCTTCTGCCTGAGGATATACACCGTCACCAGCACCGCACTGGTGAGCATGAACCCCCGCGCCCATGGCAGCGGCACCAGGTAGCAGGACAGCAGGATGCTCGCCCACATCAGCCCGATGGCATAGACCTTGCCCTTGAGCGGGATGCCGTTGCCGCTGAGGTAGTCGCTGATCCACGGGCCCAGGCGGGGATGTTCCACCAGCCACTGGTAGAAGCGCGGCGAACTGCGGGCGAAGCAGGCCGCGGCCAGCAGCAGGAAGGGGGTGGTAGGCAGGACGGGAATGAAAATGCCGATGACCCCCAGCACCACGCTCAGCCAGCCGATGGCCAGTAGAGCGTAACGCAGGATCAGCGGGCGGTTGCCGACTGGCGAGGGCACCCGGTCACTCAGTGGTGGCGCGGCTTGAGGATCGCCGGTTTCTCGTCCGGGGCGTTGCACAGCAGGTACAGGGCGGTGAGGGCTTCGGGGATCTGGACGATCATGTCGTCCATCAGGTTCGCGTCGGCGGCGATGTCGGAAAACTCCGGTTGCTCGTCGAACAGGCCGGAACCGACCATGATCGGCAGCAGCATTTCGCTGACTTCCTCTTCGGCGGTTTCGAACCAGGCGGCTTCGCGCAGGAACACGCCTTCCATGAAGCCGATGCACCAGCCACGCAGTTCCGAATCGTCCGGGTCATCGCCCAGGTCCAGTTCGCACGGCAGCTCGAATTCTTCGTCGGACGCCAGTTGACGGGCGATGTGGGCCTTGAGGCCGACCAGGGTGGCTTCGATTTCGGCGCGCTGGGCTTCGTCGCTGTAATGCGGCTCTTCGGCGAACAGGGCATCGATCCACTCACGGTCCGGCACCGTTTCGGCGCAGATCGACAGGGCGGTCAGATAGCCGTGAGCGGCCACGTAGTCCAGCGCTTCCTCGTGCAGCTCATCGGCGTCGAGGAAGACTTGCAGGCGGGTCAGTTGCTCAGCGAAGGACATTACGGGCTACCTTGGGGAATAAACAATGCGGGAATTCTAGGCCTTCTTGAGCGCCCAGGCCAGCCGCGTGGTGTATTTGCCTCTCGACGGTCCGAGGGTCGACACAAATGGGGGGGGCACCGCAGATCAAATGTGGGAGCGAGCTTGCTCGCGATGAGGGTATGGCATTCAACACTGCCCAAGCTGATCCACCGCTATCGCGAGCAAGCTCGCTCCCACAGGGACTGGGGCAACCGGAAGATCGCCAGCACCTCTTGTCAGCAGCGCCCTTTGCGGCGAAGGCCTCGGGTATACTGCCGCGTTTTGTGATGCCCTGCGGCGTCCCGCCGGTTCGAAACGCGCACTTACGATTTGCCGGTGCAGCGTGTGCGATTCTGAACCAGCCTTGCAGGGATGTTTCGGTGATTTTTGGAGTTTCTATGCTCGAACAGGCTCAACGCGTCCTCAAGGACATCTTCGGCTACGACAGTTTCCGTGGCCGCCAGGGTGCCATTATTGAGCGTGTGGCCAGCGGTGGCGATGCCTTGGTGCTCATGCCCACCGGCGGCGGCAAATCCTTGTGCTTCCAGGTGCCGGCGCTGCTGCGCAACGGCCTGGCGGTGGTGGTTTCGCCGCTGATCGCGCTGATGGACGACCAGGTCGCGACCCTCGAGGAACTGGGGGTCGCCGCCGCTTCGCTGAACTCCACCCTCAGCGCCGAGCAACAACGGGACCTGGCGACGCGGATCAAGCGCGGTGAAGTCAAGATGTTGTACCTGGCCCCGGAACGCCTGGTACAGCCGCGCATGCTGGCGTTCCTGCAGAGCCTGGAAATCGCCCTGTTCGCCATTGACGAAGCCCACTGCGTATCGCAATGGGGCCACGATTTCCGGCGTGAATACCTGCAGCTGGGGCAATTGGCGGAACTGTTCCCCGACGTGCCGCGCATCGCCCTGACCGCTACCGCCGACAAGCGTACCCGCGAGGAAATCGTCGAGCGCCTGCACTTGCAGGATGCCGAGCGGTTCCTGTCGAGCTTCGACCGTCCCAATATTTTCTACCGCATCGTGCCCAAGGAGCAGCCGCGCAAGCAATTGCTGGCGTTCCTCGCCGAGCGCCGCAGCGATGCCGGCATTGTCTATTGCCTGTCGCGCAAAAAGGTCGATGAAGTGGCGGCGTTCCTGTGTGAGCAAGGGTTCCCGGCGTTGCCGTATCACGCCGGCCTGCCCAACGACCTGCGGGCCTATCACCAGAAGCGCTTCCTCAACGAGGAAGGCCTGATCATGGTGGCCACCATTGCGTTCGGCATGGGCATCGACAAGCCCAACGTGCGTTTTGTCGCACACCTGGACCTGCCCAAGTCCCTCGAGGCGTACTACCAGGAAACCGGGCGTGCCGGCCGTGATGGCTTGCCGGCCGATGCCTGGATGGCCTACGGCCTGCAAGACGTGGTGATGCTCAAGCAGATGCTGCAGAACTCCGAAGGCGATGAGCGCCACAAGCGCCTGGAGCAGCACAAGCTCGACGCCATGCTCTCGCTGTGCGAAGAAACTCGCTGCCGTCGCCAGACCTTGCTGGCCTATTTTGACGAAGACATGCCCCAGCCTTGCGGGCATTGCGACAACTGCGTCGATGGCGTGGAGACCTGGGACGCCACCGAACCGGCCCGTCAGGCCTTGTCGGCGATTTTCCGCACCGGCCAGCGCTATGGCGTCGGGCACCTGGTGGACGTATTGCTGGGCAAGGACAACGAGAAGGTCCGCAACTTCGGTCACCAGCACCTCTCGGTGTTTGGCGTGGGCAAGGCGCGCACCGAGAGTGAGTGGCGCTCATTGTTCCGGCAACTGGTGGCCCGCGGCCTGGCGGACATCGACCTGGAAGGCTACGGCGGCCTGCGCCTGAGTGCGACTTGCCGGCCGTTGCTCAAAGGCGAGGTCACCCTCGAACTGCGCCGCGACCTCAAGCCGGCAACGGCGGTCAAGAGCAGCAAGAGCCAGGCCAGCCAATTGGTACGCGGCGAAGAGCGCGACCAATGGGAAGCCTTGCGCGCCTTGCGTCGCAAGCTGGCCGAGGAACACGGCGTACCGCCGTACGTCATCTTCCCCGATTCGACGCTGCTGGAAATGCTCCGCAGCCAGCCCACCTCCCTGGCGGAAATGGCCCGGGTCAGCGGCGTGGGGGCGCGCAAGCTGGAGCGTTATGGCGAAGCCTTCCTCCAGGTCCTGGGGGGCGAAGCCGAAGCGCCGAAAGCGGTGGCCGATGTGCGCCACGAGCTCATCACACTGGCCCGGGCTGGCATGACACCGGTGCAGATCGCTGGGCAATTGCAGTGCTCGGAGAAGAACGTCTACACGATGCTGGCCGAGGCCATCGGCAAACAGCAGTTATCCCTGGATCAGGCGCTGGATCTGCCCGAGGAACTGATGGGCGAAGTACAGGACGCGTTCCTGGATGGCGAAGGCGAATTACCGCCAGTATCCGAAGTCGCCGCGCTGTTTGTCGGACGGGTGCCCGAAGGTGTGCTGTACTGCGTCAGGGCTGCGTTGCAGTCGGAATTTGAAGTCTGATCAGTGAGTTGCGCTCCTTTAACGATTCAGTACAAGGCGAGCCTTGCTTGAATCCAAAGCTCATGCTTAGCTGACTAATAATTAGTTTTTCTCTATTTCAGATCTGATGAGTTTTTTATGCCGTTAACCGATCAACACCGTTTTGGCATGCAGTTGGCGCAAATGTCCCGAGGCTGGCGGGCCGAACTGGACCGCCGCTTGGCCGGGCTGGGCCTGTCCCAGGCGCGCTGGCTGGTGCTGCTGCACCTGGCCCGTTTCGAACAGGCGCCGACCCAGCGTGAACTGGCCCAGAGTGTCGCCGTCGAAGGCCCGACTCTGGCCCGGTTGCTCGACAGCCTGGAAACCCAGGGGTTGGTGCAGCGCCAAGCCGTGGCCGAGGACCGTCGGGCCAAGAAAATCGTGCTCTGCGCGCCGGCCTTACCGTTGATCGAACAAATCGAAACCATTGCCACACAGTTGCGACGGGAGCTGTTCGAAGGGGTCGACGAGGCGGACATGCGCGTCTGCATGCGGGTTCACGGCACGATCCTGGCCAACCTGGAAAAATCCTGAGGCAGATCCCTGGCGTCAGACTTTTGAGATTCGTCGGTTAGCGAACTATAACCAGTAGTAAGCGCTCCTATTGGGAGCGTTTACGCCGAGGTTGGTTTTGGTAATCGAAAGGGATACCCATGCTTGAAAGTTTGCAGTCCACGTTGCGCAGTTGGATCAACGTGTCGATCTTCGTGGGTGCCTTGGGGTTTCCGGCCTTGGCGTCAGCGCTGGGGCTTGGCGAGATCACGCTCCATTCCGCCTTGAACCAGCCGTTGCGTGCCGATATCGCCCTGGTCGATGTGGCCGGGATCGGCGAAGGTGAACTGTCGGCCAGCCTGGCGAGTCCGGACGATTTCAATCGTGCGGGTGTGGAGCGGGTGTTCTTTCTCAATAATCTTCGCTTTACGCCGGTATTGCGCGGTGAGCGCAGCTTCATTCGGGTGACCTCCAGCAAACCGGTGAAGGAACCCTTCCTTAATTTCCTGGTGCAGCTCAATCAGCCCAACGGGCGCTTGCTGCGCGAATACACCGTGCTGATCGACCCACCGGGCTCACCGGGTATCGTGCCGGCCCGTGACGAACCGTCCACGCCCCCGCAGCCTGGGACGCCGAGCCAGGCCACACCGGCCATCAAGCCGCCCCCGGCGGTACAGGGCAAGCGCTATACGGTCGTGCAGGGAGACAATCCCTGGGTGATTGCCCAGCGCCTGCATGACGCCGGGAGCAACGCGTCGGTCAATGAGTTGATGCAAGGGATCCAGGCCTTGAACCCCGGCAGCGACCGGCTCTCCATCGGCCAGCGTCTGTTATTGCCCGACTCGGCCGTGCTGCCGACATCGGTTGCAAGCACCGCCGGCCAGGCCTCCGCCGCGTCCGATGAGCAGTTGGCCGCCAGCGTGCTGCAGAACCAGCAACAACAGAAGACCATTGAGGAACTGCAGGCGCGGCTCCAGGCCCAGGATGAGGAAATCGCCGGCCAGCGCCAGCAGATCAGCGAATTGCAGACCCGGCTGGCCGAGACGGCTCCGGCCCCCGTTGCGTCGGCGCAACCGCAACCAGCGCAGCCTGCGTCGGAGCCGGCTCCAGATGTATCCCCCGTTACCGAACCGGCCGCTGAGCCTGAGGGCATCAATTGGACATGGGTGGCGGGGTTGGTGGCCTTGTTGGGATTGCTCGCCTTGTTATTGTTCATTCGACGTCGCCAACAGCAGGCCGAGTTGGAACCGATGACCGAGCGCCCCGAGCCGATGCTGGAGGCGGGCGACGACACCTTTGCATCAATCCCCCGACTCGGAGCCATCCGAGGCCGCGACCTCGTTCAACAACGGTGATGCGCCCCTGGGTGATGTGCTGGAAGGCGTCGGGATCTACCTGACCTACGGCCGTTTCACCGAGGCCGCCGGGCTGTTGCGCGCGGCATTGCTGGCCGAACCGGAACGCACCGACCTGGGCCTCAAGTTGCTGGAAGTATTGGGCAAGCAGGGCGATGTCATCGGTTTCCAGGCCCAGGAACATCATCTGTTGGCACAAGGCGTCGATGCCGGGACGCTGGAAGGATATCCGCGGGCGCTATCCCAAGGTGGCCCTGATCAGCGCACCGACAGTGGAACAGGCGCAACCCTTGGTACCGGCTCCTGCGCCTGAACCTGAACAGGCGCCCAGTGACGAGTTCGAGCTGGACTTGGAAGCACTGTCCATGGAAACCAGTTGGGACCTGGCGGATGACCAGGGCACGCCGGCTGAAGAAAATCTTGCTGCACCACTGGCTGTCGACAGTACCGAGGGCTTGTCGCTTTCAGGTTTCGACGAACCGGAGTTGCAGTGGGAGGCTCCCCTGGAAACCGAGTCGCTGGACGATGCCTTTCTCGATGGCTTTGCCGATGAGGAGCAGGCGCTGGAATTTGAGCCGCTGGCCCTTGAACCTGTCGCCCTGGACACCCTGTCCCTCGAACCCCAGGCCCCGGAGCATTCGGTCAAACTGGAGCAGGCACAGAACTGCATCGACGATGGCGACCTGAAGACCGCCGTCACCCTGCTTGAAGAGCTGCTCGAAGAGGGTGACGAACCCCTCAAGCAGACCGCCCGGGTGCTGCTGGCGGGGATTCGCTAAGTACCATCGAAGTTGTAGTGGCTGGCCTCATCGCGAGCAAGCTCGCTCCCACAGGGATTTGCGTAAGCATCGAGCTCGCGACCGCCAGGGAACCCTTGTGGGAGCGAGCTTGCTCGCGATAGCAATGGGTCAGGCCATCACTCCAGCCCAGGCAAACACCCACCCCCTCAAAACGTCTGCCCCAGGTTCAGGTACACCGCCTGTTCATCGTCGTCGTTAAAGCCATAGCTGAAGTTCAAGGGCCCTAGCGGTGTATCGAAACCTAGGAAAATACTGGCGGCGTTGATGTAACCACTGTCGAACTCGTTGTCGTTGTTCCAGGCCCGGCCGCGCTCCAAGGAGCCACCGATGTACAGCGGGAAGTCCAATGGCAGGTATGCCCGCGGTGTGAGGCGTCGGTAATACACGGCACGCATCAGGCTCATGTTCTGCCCGGATACCCCATCTTCGCGAAAGCCCGACAGTTGCCGCGCGCCACCGAGCACAAAGCTGGAGGTCACCACCTCCGCAGTATCCAGGGTACGGCCATAGCGCCCGCCCAGGATGAAGGTGTCCGGGCCGCTGCTCAGGGCCTTGTCCAGTTTGAATTCCCACTGGCGGTAACGCTGGTCGGAGCCCAGCCCCGGTTCGTATTGGCGCCAGCTCAGGCCGATGTCTTCCCCTTCATGGGGAAAGTACACGCTGTCGAGGGAGTCGAACGAATACTTCAGTTCGTAGAACCCCTCGTTGAAATTCTCGCTGGGTTGGTCGTGGTCGCCGATGCGCACATCGGCCTTGCCCCAGGCCTGTCCGACACCGAAGCGGATTTCGCCGCTGTTGCCGATCTGGCGGCCCACATTGAGCCCGAAGCCATAGCGTTCGACGCGATACTGGGCCACTGGATCGTTGTCCAGGATCGACTCCACGTTGCGGGATTCGAATTGCCCATAGGGGGCTATGAAGTAGCGCGAGCCAACATCCAATGGCTGATAGAACTCGCTGTACAACTCCTGCTTGTCGCCGATCTGCGCCCGGGTCAGCCACTCGGCGCCCAGGCGATTGATGCCGTTGACCCGATAGCTGGCCCCCAGGTTGAAAGCGCTGTCGCCGCGCATGTCGTCCGACAGGCTCAGCCCCAACCGCAGGTAATCGGTGCCGGTGCGTCGGCCCCGGGCGCTGATCACCAAGGTGTGGTCCGGGCCCTTGTGGACCACGCGGTATTGCACCTGTTCGAAGTAGTCCAGGCCGTACAACGTGCCCATGTCGGTTTGCAGGCGCCCCAGGTCCAGCGGCTCGCCGATTTGTTGGCGAATGTAGTAGCGAATCACGTCATCGCCGACTTTCGAATCGTTCTCCACACGAATGGCGGTGATGACCGGCGTGCGTTCGCTGGGCGTGCGTGCGGCCATGAGTTCGGCGTCGGGCGCCTCGGACGGGCGCAGAGGGGCCAGGCGTGCCTCGAGTATCCGGGTGGCGCGGTAGCCGGCGTCGATCATGTCCCGGGCCCGGCCGAAGTCGGTGGAGCCGAAGCTCGCCAAGGCCGGCTGGATCAATACGTCGCTTTTTTTCAGGGTGGCCAGTTGTTCTTCAGAGTTGCGCCGGGTCATTAGGGTGGTCGACTGGTTCAGCACGTCGACCACCGTGACCAGTTGCTTGCGGGTGCGCAGCGGCGTGCCGATATCGACCACGATGGCCACGTCTACGC from Pseudomonas beijingensis includes the following:
- the recQ gene encoding DNA helicase RecQ, with the translated sequence MLEQAQRVLKDIFGYDSFRGRQGAIIERVASGGDALVLMPTGGGKSLCFQVPALLRNGLAVVVSPLIALMDDQVATLEELGVAAASLNSTLSAEQQRDLATRIKRGEVKMLYLAPERLVQPRMLAFLQSLEIALFAIDEAHCVSQWGHDFRREYLQLGQLAELFPDVPRIALTATADKRTREEIVERLHLQDAERFLSSFDRPNIFYRIVPKEQPRKQLLAFLAERRSDAGIVYCLSRKKVDEVAAFLCEQGFPALPYHAGLPNDLRAYHQKRFLNEEGLIMVATIAFGMGIDKPNVRFVAHLDLPKSLEAYYQETGRAGRDGLPADAWMAYGLQDVVMLKQMLQNSEGDERHKRLEQHKLDAMLSLCEETRCRRQTLLAYFDEDMPQPCGHCDNCVDGVETWDATEPARQALSAIFRTGQRYGVGHLVDVLLGKDNEKVRNFGHQHLSVFGVGKARTESEWRSLFRQLVARGLADIDLEGYGGLRLSATCRPLLKGEVTLELRRDLKPATAVKSSKSQASQLVRGEERDQWEALRALRRKLAEEHGVPPYVIFPDSTLLEMLRSQPTSLAEMARVSGVGARKLERYGEAFLQVLGGEAEAPKAVADVRHELITLARAGMTPVQIAGQLQCSEKNVYTMLAEAIGKQQLSLDQALDLPEELMGEVQDAFLDGEGELPPVSEVAALFVGRVPEGVLYCVRAALQSEFEV
- a CDS encoding MarR family transcriptional regulator translates to MPLTDQHRFGMQLAQMSRGWRAELDRRLAGLGLSQARWLVLLHLARFEQAPTQRELAQSVAVEGPTLARLLDSLETQGLVQRQAVAEDRRAKKIVLCAPALPLIEQIETIATQLRRELFEGVDEADMRVCMRVHGTILANLEKS
- a CDS encoding UPF0149 family protein; translation: MSFAEQLTRLQVFLDADELHEEALDYVAAHGYLTALSICAETVPDREWIDALFAEEPHYSDEAQRAEIEATLVGLKAHIARQLASDEEFELPCELDLGDDPDDSELRGWCIGFMEGVFLREAAWFETAEEEVSEMLLPIMVGSGLFDEQPEFSDIAADANLMDDMIVQIPEALTALYLLCNAPDEKPAILKPRHH
- a CDS encoding patatin-like phospholipase family protein — protein: MRRLLPLLLLLLLPFFVQAVEAPRPKIGLVLSGGAARGLAHIGVLKALEEQGIKIDAIAGTSMGAVIGGLYASGYKIDELEKLALGIDWQQALSDAPPRKDVPFRRKQDDRDFLVKQKLSFRDDGSLGLPLGVIQGQNLALLLESLLAHASDTRDFDKLPIPFRAVATDIATGEKVVFRKGHLPKVIRASMSIPAVFAPVELDGRLLVDGGMADNIPLDVARDMGVDVAIVVDIGTPLRTRKQLVTVVDVLNQSTTLMTRRNSEEQLATLKKSDVLIQPALASFGSTDFGRARDMIDAGYRATRILEARLAPLRPSEAPDAELMAARTPSERTPVITAIRVENDSKVGDDVIRYYIRQQIGEPLDLGRLQTDMGTLYGLDYFEQVQYRVVHKGPDHTLVISARGRRTGTDYLRLGLSLSDDMRGDSAFNLGASYRVNGINRLGAEWLTRAQIGDKQELYSEFYQPLDVGSRYFIAPYGQFESRNVESILDNDPVAQYRVERYGFGLNVGRQIGNSGEIRFGVGQAWGKADVRIGDHDQPSENFNEGFYELKYSFDSLDSVYFPHEGEDIGLSWRQYEPGLGSDQRYRQWEFKLDKALSSGPDTFILGGRYGRTLDTAEVVTSSFVLGGARQLSGFREDGVSGQNMSLMRAVYYRRLTPRAYLPLDFPLYIGGSLERGRAWNNDNEFDSGYINAASIFLGFDTPLGPLNFSYGFNDDDEQAVYLNLGQTF
- a CDS encoding YbaN family protein, which codes for MPSPVGNRPLILRYALLAIGWLSVVLGVIGIFIPVLPTTPFLLLAAACFARSSPRFYQWLVEHPRLGPWISDYLSGNGIPLKGKVYAIGLMWASILLSCYLVPLPWARGFMLTSAVLVTVYILRQKTLRKP